The following coding sequences lie in one Flavobacteriales bacterium genomic window:
- a CDS encoding site-specific integrase encodes MASSRIIYYTNKTYTDGSHPICLRLTFDRKHSYITLASVKPEQWDERNKQVIGHANARRINNKIKLKDAEADDLILEYDTGKSGLTRELIIGKLKGNKRSETLTDYINDYIKELEDKTQFNDASSKGSMRNEIIKFNRNNPDIRFQVITPSWLRKFHIYLKQEGKSERTIYNYMNMIRSLYNRAISDGVVNRELYPFDTYKLVMPESEKIGLDQDEVDKIIKAELKDQPTNAWELAKWTWLLSLAFGGARVSDVLMMKWSDFKNDRYYYVMGKNNKPVSLPIPDLARKALEFFGQYRERSNGFVVPELAKADFKDAKDVKRKIKNANRWYNRQLQRIAEAVGIDKTVSMHIARHTFGNLTGDKISPQLLQMIYRHSDIRTTMNYQQHWMNQEKLDEAIKAVVDF; translated from the coding sequence ATGGCATCGTCACGGATCATATACTACACGAACAAGACCTACACAGACGGTTCGCACCCAATATGCCTGCGGCTCACGTTTGACCGGAAACACTCTTACATTACCCTGGCCAGTGTGAAGCCGGAGCAATGGGACGAGCGGAACAAGCAGGTAATTGGCCATGCCAATGCCAGGCGGATCAACAACAAGATCAAGCTGAAGGATGCGGAGGCCGACGATCTGATACTGGAATACGATACGGGCAAATCGGGGCTGACCAGGGAACTCATCATCGGCAAACTGAAAGGCAACAAGCGGTCTGAAACGCTGACTGACTACATCAACGACTACATTAAGGAACTGGAGGACAAAACACAGTTCAACGACGCATCGAGCAAAGGCTCAATGAGGAACGAGATCATCAAGTTCAACCGGAACAACCCGGATATCCGGTTCCAGGTAATTACTCCCTCATGGCTCCGTAAATTCCATATCTATCTAAAACAGGAAGGCAAAAGCGAAAGGACGATCTATAACTACATGAATATGATCCGCTCACTTTATAACCGGGCGATTTCCGATGGTGTAGTGAACCGGGAACTGTATCCGTTCGACACATACAAGTTGGTGATGCCGGAAAGCGAAAAGATCGGCCTCGACCAAGACGAAGTGGACAAGATTATCAAAGCCGAACTAAAAGACCAACCGACCAACGCCTGGGAGCTGGCCAAGTGGACGTGGCTGCTCTCCCTGGCCTTTGGTGGAGCCAGGGTAAGTGACGTATTGATGATGAAATGGAGCGACTTCAAGAACGACCGGTATTATTATGTGATGGGCAAGAACAACAAGCCGGTGTCGCTCCCCATTCCTGACCTGGCCAGGAAAGCCCTGGAGTTCTTCGGGCAGTACAGAGAGCGTAGCAATGGTTTTGTTGTACCCGAATTGGCCAAGGCGGATTTTAAGGATGCGAAAGACGTCAAGCGGAAGATCAAGAATGCAAACCGATGGTATAACCGGCAGCTACAAAGAATTGCGGAGGCGGTAGGAATAGACAAGACCGTTTCCATGCACATTGCCCGGCATACGTTCGGGAATCTTACCGGTGATAAAATCTCCCCTCAGTTATTGCAGATGATCTACCGGCATTCCGACATCCGGACGACGATGAACTACCAGCAGCATTGGATGAACCAGGAGAAACTGGACGAAGCGATCAAGGCGGTGGTGGATTTTTAG